From Hymenobacter sediminicola:
TGGCAAAGGCGACATCGGCTTCTGCAACACCTGGACCCTGGAAATAAGCGTCTCGATGCCGGTGCGGGTATATCATCTGATGCCAGTAGGCCAGCTGATTTACTTTGCCGTGCAAGGCGACGTAGAAACATTCTACAACCGCAAAGCCAACGCGAAATACAACGAGCGTACCACGAAGCCGGTAGAGTCGATGATGTGGAAAAACAAGTTCTAGGCTTCCGAAAAGAGCGAGGGTAGCGGCTGAATATAGCGGCCTGCTTCGCTCTTTTTTTATTAGTCATAAACTCGTTGGCATAGTTTTTCGTTAGTGAAGCACAGGCAGTTGCTTTTCTCTTAACTGTAAGCCGCTGCCTTTTTCTGGTTCCTGACCTGTCAACGATATATAAGAACGATGAGAAAGCAACTTGCTACCGCTGCCCTGCTCCTCGCCGCTACCCTCGGTACGCAGGCCCAGCAAAAGCCTACCTTAGCTCCCAAAGACAAGACTCAATCGTCGCCGCGCCTGAATCCGGTGCAGGAGCGTGCCAAGCGCCTCTCCGACCAGATGGTGCGTGACCTGCGCCTCAATGGCTACCAGGCAAGCCGCCTGCGGGCTATTAACGATGATAAAGTGGCGAAAATGGCGGCTATTGAGCGTAAAAACGCTGGCAATCCAAAGCTCATTGATGAGCAGTGCCAGGGTGTTTGCAAAGAGCGTGACCGGGAATTGCAGGCTGTTCTTTCGAACGACCAGTACACCGACTACTACGGCTCCCGTTCGGCTTTTTACAAGTTTGATAAGGATTACGCCTCTCGTTCGGCTAATGCCAACGCAACTTTCGTAAACTCGGTGCAAAACCCTTCGCCGGCTTCTAGTGGCGCTGTCATTGCACCAGCCCGGACTACTGCCCCACAGACTCGCTAGTCTTAGTAAGTCCTTCATAAAAAAGCCTCCGCAATACCGTTGCGGAGGCTTTTTTATGTACTACAAGCGTGTTATTTCTGCTTCTTGGTTTCCTCATCGATATGGTCGGTGAGAACCCGGCACAGGTCGCGCATTTTGGTGGCCATTACTACATCGTTGGTGGCCGTCATAATGGTTTCGGCCATGGCTCCGATGTTATCGACTACGAAATACTTCATAGCATCGACCGGCATATCCTTGGTCCAGAGGTCTATTTTCATGGTGCCATCCTGGTTACGGTCCCAGATGGCCACATTAATGGCTTTGGCAAAATGAATATCGGGGCCTGCATCCGTCGCCGACCAGCTGATGGCCTCTGGCACTTTCTGATCGTCGAGGGCAATACTGAAGCGGATTTCAGATTTTTTCATGGTTCTGAGGGTAAAAGCAGAGCGTCATACAGAGCTTGCTGAAATACCGCCCCTACTAAGTAACCTGGTTACTACTGTAGTGGCGATGATTCAACAAGCTCCGTATGACGCTCTGGGTTGTGCAAGAAAGTTAAACGTAGTTGTTCAGCATCACCGGCATCACGAGCATCAGAATGTTCTCGTTGTCGTCGGCGAGGGTAGGCATGAGCAGGCCGGCACGGTTAGGGGTGCTCAGTTCCA
This genomic window contains:
- the gldC gene encoding gliding motility protein GldC, with protein sequence MKKSEIRFSIALDDQKVPEAISWSATDAGPDIHFAKAINVAIWDRNQDGTMKIDLWTKDMPVDAMKYFVVDNIGAMAETIMTATNDVVMATKMRDLCRVLTDHIDEETKKQK